The following proteins are encoded in a genomic region of Prosthecobacter sp. SYSU 5D2:
- a CDS encoding tetratricopeptide repeat protein: MSASLSSFSNLLDNHAANLLSQGRLEEALSAATSALSGLREAVEDDAAEAPRLFNGLHVLANIQQEMGDVSGSEASYGEALEIASRSAVPANEVALVRTQLATLLDFSQREAEAVPLYEQAISDYESLTPPNEDTAAQLRNNLAMIYKGLGKFALAEQHYLRSLETLEAKRGRETEEVASVYNNLGSLYYTAGFPDQAKEMFTEALEIRTKLLGNDHPDVAQSHCNLATANHELGDNAASIQNFEHSLRILEHHLHDEVVSYEAVSLDYIALLENLGEDKKAALAHKRLERMLATVA, from the coding sequence GTGTCTGCGAGTCTATCGAGTTTTTCAAATCTGCTGGACAATCATGCTGCCAACCTATTGAGCCAGGGGCGGCTTGAAGAGGCCCTCAGTGCCGCGACGAGCGCGCTGTCCGGACTGCGGGAGGCGGTGGAGGACGATGCTGCGGAGGCACCGCGCCTGTTCAACGGCCTGCATGTGCTGGCCAACATCCAACAGGAAATGGGCGATGTCAGCGGCTCAGAGGCCAGCTATGGAGAGGCGCTGGAGATCGCCAGCAGGTCAGCCGTACCGGCCAATGAGGTGGCGCTGGTGCGCACCCAACTGGCCACGCTGCTGGATTTCAGCCAGCGGGAGGCAGAGGCCGTGCCGCTGTATGAGCAGGCCATCAGCGACTATGAAAGCCTGACCCCGCCCAATGAGGACACGGCGGCGCAATTGCGTAACAACCTGGCCATGATTTACAAAGGCCTGGGCAAGTTTGCCCTGGCAGAGCAGCACTACCTGCGCTCACTGGAGACGCTGGAGGCCAAGCGCGGACGTGAGACGGAGGAGGTGGCGTCCGTTTACAACAACCTGGGCAGCCTTTATTACACGGCAGGATTCCCGGACCAGGCCAAGGAGATGTTTACGGAAGCATTGGAAATTCGCACCAAGCTGCTGGGCAATGACCACCCGGATGTGGCCCAGTCCCACTGCAACCTGGCCACGGCCAACCACGAGCTGGGGGACAATGCGGCGTCCATCCAGAACTTTGAGCACAGCCTGCGCATCCTGGAGCACCATCTCCATGATGAAGTGGTAAGCTATGAGGCGGTGAGCCTGGACTACATCGCGCTGCTGGAAAACCTGGGCGAGGACAAAAAGGCTGCCCTGGCACACAAGCGCCTGGAACGGATGCTGGCCACTGTGGCTTGA
- a CDS encoding transporter substrate-binding domain-containing protein yields the protein MKASAACWSLLLALFAIAAIPGCSREDVLVIGMDATYPPFEYKDAQGKITGVSVAIGNEIGKTLGKKVEYRNMSFDGLIPALKTGQIDLVISSLTANEQRRQSIDFSDPYVKTGLSILAAKDSTVQTAEDLRTPGRKLAVRVATTGEQWCRAELPEAKMVALDTDAACVLEVVNGTVDAWVYDQVSVMNYHAQQPERTRALLAPLREEVWAVGIKQGREDLKAQVNETLARMKKEQAFAKLADEYLARERDLMKAQGLPFVFE from the coding sequence ATGAAAGCATCTGCTGCCTGCTGGTCTCTTCTCCTCGCCTTGTTTGCCATTGCAGCGATACCGGGCTGCTCCCGCGAGGATGTACTGGTGATCGGCATGGACGCCACTTATCCCCCTTTTGAATACAAGGATGCCCAGGGAAAGATCACCGGGGTGAGCGTGGCCATCGGGAATGAGATCGGGAAGACGCTGGGCAAAAAGGTGGAATACCGGAACATGAGCTTCGACGGCCTGATCCCGGCCCTGAAGACCGGCCAGATAGACCTCGTCATCTCGTCCCTGACGGCGAATGAACAGAGGCGGCAGTCCATTGATTTCTCAGATCCCTATGTGAAAACCGGCCTGTCCATCCTGGCGGCCAAGGATTCAACCGTTCAGACTGCGGAAGACCTGCGCACACCGGGCCGGAAGCTGGCGGTACGTGTGGCCACCACCGGGGAGCAATGGTGCCGGGCGGAGCTGCCGGAGGCGAAAATGGTAGCGCTGGACACGGATGCCGCCTGCGTGCTGGAGGTGGTCAATGGCACCGTGGATGCCTGGGTGTATGACCAGGTCTCGGTGATGAACTACCATGCCCAGCAGCCGGAGCGCACACGCGCGCTGCTGGCCCCGCTGCGGGAAGAAGTGTGGGCGGTGGGCATCAAACAAGGCCGCGAGGACCTGAAGGCTCAGGTCAATGAGACGCTGGCCCGCATGAAAAAAGAACAGGCCTTTGCGAAACTCGCAGACGAATATCTGGCCAGGGAACGGGATCTCATGAAAGCGCAAGGACTGCCCTTTGTGTTTGAATGA